The genomic stretch GCCGACTTCTATGCCGCCGGTTTGCCCGATCTGAGCCAGCCGGTCGGCAATGCGCCGCTGACAGCGATCGATCTCGAAACGGACGGGCTGGACGCAAAAACCGACAGCATCCTCGAATCGGGCAGCATCGAGATCTTTGGCGGACTGATCGGGGCGAACAGCGCCAGCCGCATTCGCATCAGGCCAGATAGGGGACTCAACGCCGACGCAGTTGTCGTGCATCGCATCACCGACGACGAAGCGGCAAAAGCCTTGCCGCTGGAAGAGGCGTTCGCGCAGATATTGAAGCTTTGTACCGGGCGGGTTCTCGTCGCGCATTTCGCCGAGATCGAGGCCGGCTTCCTCGATGCCGCATCGCGCAAACTCTATGGCGCGCCGCTGGTCGCTCCCTTCATTTGCACCATGCAGCTGGAAATGCGCTGGGTGCAGAAGCAGCGCGCGCATGACGGCCTGCGCCTCGGCAAGCTGAGATCGCAATACGGCCTCCCGACCTATCGAGCACACGACGGTCTGACGGATGCCGTGGCGTGCGGCGAATTGCTGCTTGCACAACTGGCCAGCGCAGGTCGCCAGCAAGCGCCAATAATGGACCTTCTGCGTCGCTGAACCTCGCCAAGCATTAGACCAAAGTCGCG from Altererythrobacter epoxidivorans encodes the following:
- a CDS encoding exonuclease domain-containing protein — encoded protein: MLGNLLGGPGPKLVRVFEKAAKAAPPGPLADFYAAGLPDLSQPVGNAPLTAIDLETDGLDAKTDSILESGSIEIFGGLIGANSASRIRIRPDRGLNADAVVVHRITDDEAAKALPLEEAFAQILKLCTGRVLVAHFAEIEAGFLDAASRKLYGAPLVAPFICTMQLEMRWVQKQRAHDGLRLGKLRSQYGLPTYRAHDGLTDAVACGELLLAQLASAGRQQAPIMDLLRR